ACCGTGGTGAACACCGCCGTCATAGAAAGCTATGCTTTCATGGAAATGCACGGAAAATATCATACAAGAACTACATCTCCCAGAATTATCCAAGTCCGAGAAGAAGCACTGCGGATTGATAATGTCCGCCGCTGCCGGAAAGAAAATGCCTGCCTGGTTACGTAGCAGTCGATGGCTGCTCTTCCATTGCTTTCCCCCACGCCTTCTCAAATGCCGAATCCGCACCAGGCCCTGCCGTCGACGGCTGTTGAGCCTGATTGCGGTCATATCCATCATAgtcttccttctcgaccaACACCGTGTCCGAGCCAGGCGTCTCCTCTCCCGGAGACTCCATCTTCGTTCCAGACCCAATCAGCTCGAAATCAAAGTTAGAGCTATACACCACAGCTGCGAAGGCTTCCAACTCTCGCACACCTTGGTCCATCGCAGTTAGATAAAGATTTGGCGGGTTTGTACCATTGCCAATCACATGTGCTTGGCGGGCTAAAACCGCCAGAATGTTGGCTAACTTTGCCTTTGGCTCAGAGCTATCAGCTCCCGGGACAACCGTGGCAACTGAAGTAAATGACTGGGGAACGCTCCGTGGAGTTTGTGACGTCGACTTGAAGGCATCGGCGGTGCATTGATGGATTAATGTCTGGAAGCATTCGTTGTTCAGAAGCATCAAGACGCGCGTAAAGGTTGGTGATTCGATCAGGTCAGCCGTCTCATCCAATAGATGTCGCAACGTAGCTGCAGTTTGGGAGTTGGCAAGCTCCGTCACTCCAAGGACACCAGACTCCTCTAGTACTttgtcctcctcttcgcgAGGAGGGAGCAGATAAGACAGCCACTTCCTGTGTCTGCAGGAACGGTTAGTAAAAAGTTCGGTTGGCTATGGGGGTAAGAAGAAACatactttctttcctcttcagtaTACCCTTCCACTCTCTTTCGGACCTCCAGGAATAGCTCGGACAACCTGGCCAACGAGATATCCTCTCGAGGGTTAAGGGGGCCAAAGACCTCTGTAACGGCAGTCTGTACCTCGTTCATTAACTGCTTCCAGCCTCGGTGGAGCAACCACCAACTAAAGGCAAGATAGCGACGATTGGTCTCAAAATCATTTCCCAAAGTCTGTGTgaggtcatcatcgtcatggTCTTCCAGCCTGATCGTCGATTCGTTGGCAGGGGGGGTCGCCATAGAGATTACGCTGGAAAGATAGTTCCGACGGCCGAGAAGGTTGAGTTGGATTCGTGTAAAGATTGTCAACAGAGAAAGGGTATAGACTAGAGTGAAGGACCTGGTGATAGCTGTGACAAGCCTATGAGTTTCGGTTTCCGGGAGATAATATGTTTGGGATAGATGTCTTACAAGTGATTTTGACTTCATTCCAAAGCTGTGTCTTATTGCGTTTCGGTCGCGCCTCGCCATCGCCCTCAACGAAAGGTTCTCCCGGTTGGCTTGTGCGGACGAATCCATCGCTCTGAAAACTAGATAGACTCCGACGGTCATCCTCCGGTAAGCTGGGCGATACAGAGCTTAGATCTGATCCGGTCCCTTCCC
This Aspergillus flavus chromosome 1, complete sequence DNA region includes the following protein-coding sequences:
- a CDS encoding Peroxin-3, coding for MIGATRRWFRRNRKGLAIGAGMIGAGYLAGQYVLSKISEARERMSSDRIARENLRRRFEQNQTDCTYTVLALLPTAAEDILDALPVEELTKELQRKRAERLARLNAGEGTGSDLSSVSPSLPEDDRRSLSSFQSDGFVRTSQPGEPFVEGDGEARPKRNKTQLWNEVKITSITRSFTLVYTLSLLTIFTRIQLNLLGRRNYLSSVISMATPPANESTIRLEDHDDDDLTQTLGNDFETNRRYLAFSWWLLHRGWKQLMNEVQTAVTEVFGPLNPREDISLARLSELFLEVRKRVEGYTEEERKHRKWLSYLLPPREEEDKVLEESGVLGVTELANSQTAATLRHLLDETADLIESPTFTRVLMLLNNECFQTLIHQCTADAFKSTSQTPRSVPQSFTSVATVVPGADSSEPKAKLANILAVLARQAHVIGNGTNPPNLYLTAMDQGVRELEAFAAVVYSSNFDFELIGSGTKMESPGEETPGSDTVLVEKEDYDGYDRNQAQQPSTAGPGADSAFEKAWGKAMEEQPSTAT